In one window of Thermococcus sp. DNA:
- a CDS encoding MBL fold metallo-hydrolase — protein sequence MLVYLIGTGGSEGIPAHLCTCSTCNEARKFGFAQRRPSTLAIITENRKAVLFDVGTDIRDFLNVPLEAIFLTHWHHDHIYGLYKLRWMARETRLYAPEGHADALILNDPKNLRPNVIKPGQTLKVDTLKITPIRLNHQVETLGYLIEENGKSVALLYDTKGLPEETREFLEKRAPLRLAIVDATYPPGFDDPYHNNADEASEIGLSLAERTVLSHISHKNLPFLELV from the coding sequence ATGTTAGTCTACCTCATCGGCACCGGCGGGAGCGAGGGGATTCCGGCTCACCTCTGCACATGCTCGACCTGCAACGAGGCCAGAAAGTTCGGCTTCGCGCAGAGGAGACCCTCGACTCTAGCGATAATCACCGAGAACAGGAAAGCGGTTCTCTTCGATGTGGGAACTGACATAAGGGACTTCCTCAACGTCCCCTTAGAGGCAATTTTCCTGACCCACTGGCACCACGACCACATCTACGGCCTCTACAAGCTCCGCTGGATGGCGAGGGAGACGAGGCTCTACGCGCCCGAGGGGCACGCCGACGCCCTAATCCTCAACGACCCGAAGAACCTTAGGCCCAACGTGATAAAGCCCGGCCAAACTCTAAAGGTTGACACTCTGAAAATCACTCCCATAAGGCTCAACCATCAGGTCGAGACCTTAGGGTATCTGATAGAGGAAAATGGAAAGAGCGTGGCTTTACTCTACGACACGAAGGGCCTTCCGGAGGAGACGAGGGAGTTTTTAGAAAAGAGGGCCCCGCTGAGACTGGCGATAGTTGACGCCACTTATCCGCCCGGCTTTGACGACCCGTACCACAACAACGCCGACGAGGCATCTGAGATTGGCCTTTCCCTTGCCGAGAGAACGGTTTTGAGCCATATCTCCCACAAGAACCTGCCCTTCCTTGAGCTGGTC
- a CDS encoding Mut7-C RNAse domain-containing protein, producing the protein MKFIADMMLGRLARWLRLYGYDTLYGIEDDGEIIRVALSEYRIILTRDSGLAERAEKLGVKVFILSSNSLEDQVKELKSLGVEFGELFPANARCPKCNGPIRPVPKDTVKGKVPPKVYEKYDEFYVCENCGQIYWPGRQWEEMLKMDRKLRGEK; encoded by the coding sequence ATGAAGTTCATAGCGGATATGATGCTGGGAAGATTAGCGAGATGGTTGCGTCTCTACGGCTACGACACCCTCTACGGCATTGAGGACGACGGCGAGATAATCCGCGTTGCCCTAAGTGAGTACAGGATAATCCTGACTCGGGACTCAGGTTTAGCGGAGAGGGCTGAAAAGCTCGGCGTTAAAGTTTTCATCCTCTCATCGAACTCCCTTGAGGATCAGGTGAAGGAGCTAAAGAGCTTAGGCGTTGAGTTCGGGGAGCTCTTCCCGGCGAACGCCCGATGTCCAAAGTGCAACGGTCCGATAAGGCCTGTCCCGAAGGACACAGTTAAGGGAAAAGTTCCTCCGAAGGTTTACGAGAAGTACGATGAGTTCTACGTCTGCGAGAACTGTGGCCAAATCTACTGGCCCGGGAGGCAGTGGGAGGAGATGCTTAAAATGGACAGAAAGCTGAGGGGAGAGAAATGA
- a CDS encoding 6-hydroxymethylpterin diphosphokinase MptE-like protein: MNWEQWKPFYLRIVREMGYSVEKDREASRILRALLLESDDYILKEELEAVIGKKAYVFGAGPSLEVALEEFEFSDGTLISADGATSALLDAGIVPDVIVTDLDGRIPDLKIANDRGAFMVIHAHGDNVDKLTAYVPLFSRILGTCQTEPLDIVYNFGGFTDGDRAVFLAEALGARDIILVGFDFGETVGRWSKPFLREHSPVWESKRKKFAFARELLQRLEKNGRARLRYLRPGL; the protein is encoded by the coding sequence ATGAACTGGGAGCAGTGGAAGCCGTTCTACCTGAGAATAGTCCGCGAGATGGGCTATTCTGTCGAGAAGGACAGGGAAGCTTCCCGTATCCTTCGAGCCCTCCTCCTCGAAAGCGATGACTACATTCTCAAGGAGGAGCTTGAAGCTGTGATAGGAAAGAAAGCCTACGTCTTCGGTGCTGGCCCGAGCCTTGAGGTGGCTTTGGAGGAGTTTGAGTTCTCGGACGGGACGCTTATCTCTGCCGACGGAGCCACTTCAGCACTTCTAGATGCCGGGATAGTTCCCGACGTAATTGTGACCGACCTTGACGGCAGGATTCCCGACCTCAAGATAGCGAACGACAGGGGGGCGTTCATGGTTATCCACGCCCACGGCGACAACGTTGACAAACTTACAGCTTACGTCCCGCTCTTCTCAAGGATTCTGGGGACGTGCCAGACGGAACCTCTCGACATCGTCTACAACTTCGGAGGTTTCACCGACGGGGATAGAGCCGTCTTTCTGGCTGAGGCTTTGGGGGCGAGGGATATAATCCTTGTAGGCTTCGATTTTGGAGAGACTGTTGGGAGGTGGAGCAAGCCCTTCCTGAGGGAACACTCCCCGGTATGGGAGAGCAAGAGGAAGAAGTTTGCCTTCGCCCGGGAGCTCCTCCAACGGCTGGAGAAAAACGGGAGGGCGAGGTTGAGGTACCTCAGGCCAGGTCTTTGA
- a CDS encoding LSm family protein gives MGEKQYLLDRTLESWKGKRIAVGIGSDASFSGILVDFDEEVILLRDVTDYAGNKAKELIVKIDDLNWITLL, from the coding sequence ATGGGCGAGAAGCAGTACCTCCTTGACAGAACCCTTGAGTCATGGAAAGGCAAGAGGATAGCCGTCGGAATCGGGAGCGACGCGAGCTTTTCGGGAATCCTGGTGGACTTCGACGAGGAGGTCATACTCCTCAGGGATGTTACCGACTACGCCGGCAACAAGGCCAAGGAACTGATAGTTAAAATCGACGACCTCAACTGGATAACCCTCCTCTGA
- the mobB gene encoding molybdopterin-guanine dinucleotide biosynthesis protein B gives MRAVAFVGYKKSGKTTTVEAVAKVLKERGYRVAIAKSMHASFDREGSDTWRFSRVADSVLVRANDTDALLFKAKDVNALFSMVNADFLLLEGFKSVKHVPKVICARSEEEVRELNDGLAIAVSGVIASNGVGEMGGLPVIDATREPERLADLVEKRAFMLPNIDCGLCGFSCAEMARLIVKGEKTLKDCVVLSSKPRVTVKIDGQVLPMKDWVQELVEKTVKGMLSAMKGYREGKRIEIVIREE, from the coding sequence ATGCGCGCGGTGGCCTTTGTTGGCTACAAGAAGAGCGGGAAGACGACGACGGTTGAGGCCGTTGCTAAAGTCCTTAAGGAGAGGGGCTACCGCGTGGCCATAGCGAAGAGCATGCACGCGAGCTTTGACAGAGAAGGAAGCGACACCTGGCGCTTTTCCCGGGTGGCCGATTCGGTTCTTGTGAGGGCAAATGACACCGATGCCCTCCTCTTCAAGGCCAAAGACGTCAACGCCCTCTTTTCAATGGTTAACGCCGATTTCCTCCTCCTTGAGGGGTTTAAATCGGTAAAGCACGTCCCCAAAGTGATATGCGCGAGGAGCGAGGAGGAGGTGAGGGAGCTTAACGACGGCCTCGCCATAGCGGTGAGCGGGGTCATAGCCAGCAACGGTGTCGGGGAGATGGGGGGCCTGCCCGTGATAGACGCCACCAGAGAACCGGAAAGGCTGGCCGACCTCGTGGAAAAACGCGCCTTCATGTTGCCCAACATCGACTGCGGTCTCTGTGGCTTCAGCTGTGCAGAGATGGCGAGGCTGATAGTTAAGGGCGAGAAAACCCTGAAGGACTGCGTTGTGCTCAGCTCAAAGCCCAGGGTTACGGTTAAGATTGACGGCCAGGTTCTCCCGATGAAGGACTGGGTTCAGGAGCTCGTCGAGAAGACTGTGAAAGGCATGCTCTCGGCGATGAAGGGCTACCGCGAGGGGAAGAGGATTGAGATTGTGATAAGGGAGGAGTGA
- a CDS encoding pentapeptide repeat-containing protein, whose amino-acid sequence MPKCKFKMEVDGKLWECPLEALPGEEYCYWHKPEDGKRPTKEQIEELKRHELFGIYLKYANLKDLNLRWVSLKNSKLEKVNFENTKLQWANLKDSDLSGVNLRNARLKGAVLKNAVIKDVKFENTNLDWTNLEDAILENLKLQKISFDLTKLNNAKIKDVTLRDCSLRGTELENTTLKRVTFENSMLEGAKFRNANLIQVDFIGTSLKGATFENAHLDKVNFQDNSNLSIVNFKKARLEHVILKKINLESAIFESTYFNSVNLSQAMLRNAKLKNAELKEVDLQSADLMRANLKNANLTKTNLKKANLKYSTLEKADLWGTNLESANLENVKLKGADLYFVLMNSQTKLTEAELLYSNLYKSYVDQTPTFRDAHIFNDDPITDINEIASELLKRNELIDFEKLKRIDKKLANDLMNEGYVYYVADGKKVILFDRREGLLKEPSMFVKSKRIRLRKHFNLRKNNKKSMSKATLLEIKLQQEYKKHKEEILYEANFGTIQELYNASYEVYNKLYYFYLQNGKLEEALQMHYRRNEVRRKLRLTKGLKSKLRAYLYDWLVLKVLTGYGTKPERPLMFSLFTILIFTLLFRLTNGIVKVVNGKSIPADWLDYLYHSVITFTSLGYANIQPNLTTHIPQLLVSLESFLGLLLMSLFLYTVTFRISR is encoded by the coding sequence ATGCCAAAGTGTAAATTTAAAATGGAAGTTGACGGTAAGCTCTGGGAATGCCCCCTTGAAGCTTTACCGGGGGAGGAGTATTGTTACTGGCATAAACCAGAGGATGGAAAAAGACCAACCAAGGAACAGATTGAGGAGTTGAAGAGGCATGAACTTTTTGGAATATACCTCAAATATGCCAATCTCAAAGACCTTAACCTTAGATGGGTAAGTCTAAAAAATTCAAAACTTGAAAAGGTAAATTTCGAAAATACCAAGCTTCAATGGGCAAATCTCAAGGATTCAGATCTCAGCGGAGTTAATCTTAGAAATGCTCGACTTAAAGGTGCAGTACTAAAAAATGCCGTCATTAAAGATGTAAAATTTGAAAATACTAATCTAGACTGGACAAATCTTGAGGATGCAATTTTAGAAAATTTAAAACTTCAAAAAATATCCTTTGATCTAACAAAACTTAACAATGCTAAAATTAAAGATGTAACATTAAGGGATTGCAGTCTTAGGGGGACAGAGCTAGAGAATACAACACTTAAAAGAGTGACTTTTGAAAACTCAATGCTCGAAGGCGCAAAGTTTAGAAATGCTAATCTTATTCAGGTTGATTTTATAGGAACTAGTCTCAAAGGTGCAACTTTTGAAAATGCTCACTTGGATAAGGTAAACTTCCAGGATAACTCTAATCTTTCAATAGTTAATTTTAAAAAAGCAAGGTTAGAACATGTAATTCTTAAAAAAATCAATCTTGAATCTGCAATTTTTGAAAGTACTTATTTCAATTCAGTCAACCTTAGCCAAGCTATGCTTAGAAATGCAAAATTAAAAAATGCAGAACTTAAAGAAGTAGACCTCCAAAGTGCAGACCTCATGAGAGCAAATCTTAAAAACGCAAACCTAACAAAAACAAACCTTAAAAAAGCTAATCTTAAGTATTCAACTCTCGAAAAAGCTGATTTATGGGGAACAAATTTAGAAAGTGCCAATCTTGAAAATGTAAAGCTTAAAGGTGCGGATCTCTATTTTGTATTAATGAACTCTCAAACTAAACTTACAGAGGCGGAGTTATTGTATTCAAATCTTTATAAGTCATATGTAGATCAAACACCAACATTTAGAGATGCACACATTTTTAATGATGATCCTATCACCGACATAAACGAAATAGCATCAGAGCTATTGAAGAGAAACGAATTAATTGATTTTGAAAAACTCAAAAGAATTGATAAAAAACTAGCTAATGACCTAATGAATGAAGGGTATGTATACTATGTGGCAGATGGAAAAAAGGTTATATTATTTGATCGAAGAGAAGGACTTCTGAAAGAGCCCAGCATGTTCGTGAAATCTAAAAGAATAAGACTAAGAAAGCATTTTAATCTTAGGAAAAATAATAAAAAATCAATGTCTAAGGCAACACTTCTTGAGATTAAACTCCAACAAGAATACAAGAAACATAAGGAAGAGATCTTATATGAGGCTAATTTTGGAACAATACAAGAACTTTATAATGCTTCTTACGAGGTGTATAACAAGCTTTATTACTTTTACCTCCAGAACGGCAAGCTTGAGGAAGCCCTCCAGATGCACTACCGTAGAAATGAGGTCAGGCGAAAGTTGAGGTTAACAAAAGGATTGAAAAGCAAACTCAGGGCTTACCTCTACGATTGGCTTGTCCTAAAGGTTTTAACAGGATACGGAACAAAGCCAGAGAGACCACTGATGTTCTCACTCTTCACGATTTTGATATTTACGCTCCTCTTCAGGCTCACCAACGGGATAGTGAAGGTCGTGAACGGCAAGTCCATACCTGCGGACTGGTTAGACTACCTCTATCACAGCGTTATCACTTTCACAAGCCTTGGATATGCCAACATTCAGCCTAACCTCACAACTCATATCCCACAACTTCTGGTCTCGCTTGAGTCGTTCCTTGGGCTACTACTAATGTCCCTGTTCTTGTACACCGTAACGTTCAGAATTTCACGCTAA
- a CDS encoding M67 family metallopeptidase: MRLIIRQEDLGMVIERARTSKEEICGFLFGVAGEDVEVREVRFVRNRLASPVAFEMEPVEMVEALDEAEEKGLEVVGIFHSHLKCPPRPSGRDLKGMELWPVVWLIVDERGNYGAYVLREGKVEEVEVSIKLR, translated from the coding sequence ATGAGGCTGATAATACGGCAGGAAGACCTTGGAATGGTCATCGAAAGGGCCAGAACCTCAAAGGAAGAAATCTGCGGTTTCCTCTTTGGTGTTGCCGGTGAGGACGTTGAGGTCAGAGAAGTCAGGTTCGTGAGGAACCGCCTGGCCTCGCCGGTCGCCTTTGAGATGGAGCCCGTTGAGATGGTCGAGGCACTGGATGAGGCTGAGGAGAAGGGGCTCGAAGTTGTTGGAATCTTCCACTCCCACCTGAAGTGCCCGCCAAGGCCAAGCGGGAGGGACCTAAAGGGGATGGAACTCTGGCCGGTGGTGTGGCTGATAGTTGACGAGAGAGGCAACTACGGGGCGTACGTTCTGAGGGAGGGAAAGGTGGAGGAGGTTGAGGTCAGCATAAAGTTAAGGTAA
- a CDS encoding transposase, which translates to MKRPALVFLALLLMMYLYPLSIVPLFLLAGEWEEFRKEWLWSAIVVGLSFPLYGAKILLGISGWAKVLGITPLQVSPQIWWSVYLTFTALQMTAVYFIYRVSKNLGRYGIAGGLLMLSAVPLHILSLNLYFALTWAGLLLFLFALKTKGGD; encoded by the coding sequence ATGAAGAGGCCGGCCCTGGTTTTTCTCGCCCTTCTCCTGATGATGTACCTCTACCCTCTCTCGATAGTCCCCCTCTTCCTTCTCGCGGGAGAGTGGGAGGAGTTCAGGAAAGAATGGCTGTGGTCGGCCATCGTCGTGGGGCTTTCCTTCCCTCTCTACGGGGCAAAGATACTGCTCGGGATTTCCGGCTGGGCAAAGGTTCTTGGAATAACCCCCCTCCAGGTTTCTCCCCAGATATGGTGGTCAGTTTACCTAACCTTCACCGCCCTCCAGATGACTGCGGTTTACTTCATCTACCGCGTTTCAAAGAACCTCGGAAGATACGGTATAGCGGGAGGTCTTCTGATGCTGAGCGCCGTCCCGCTTCATATCCTCAGCCTCAACCTTTATTTCGCCCTTACATGGGCAGGACTCCTGCTCTTTCTCTTTGCTCTAAAAACGAAAGGGGGTGATTGA
- a CDS encoding CDC48 family AAA ATPase, which yields MAERKEIRLKVAPAHQRDVGRGIVRIDRRAMREIGVQTGDVVEIIGTKNTAAVVWPAYPEDEGLEIIRMDGTIRKNAGVGLGDEVTVRKAEVREAKKVIVAPTEPIRFGRDFVEWFHERLIGRPVVRGDYIKIGILGQELTFVVTATQPSGIVQITEFTDFQVSEKPVKEVSKTAALGVTYEDIGGLKDVIQKVREMIELPLKHPEIFEKLGIEPPKGVLLYGPPGTGKTLLAKAVANEANAHFIAINGPEIMSKYYGESEERLREVFKEAEENAPAIIFIDEIDSIAPKREEVSGEVEKRVVSQLLTLMDGLKSRGKVIVIGATNRPDAIDPALRRPGRFDREIEVGVPDKQGRKEILQIHTRGMPIEPEFRKSKVIEILEKLEQNDAYREAVEKALPKVREAKDEEEIKRALREVDEKLYDEVKAKLIDDLLEELAEKTHGFVGADLAALAREAAMAALRRLINEGKIDFEAEHIPREVLDELKVTRRDFYEALKMVEPSALREVLIEVPNVHWEDIGGLENVKQELREAVEWPLKYPEAFMGLGITPPKGILLYGPPGTGKTLLAKAVATESEANFIAIRGPEVLSKWVGESEKNIREIFRKARQAAPTVVFIDEIDAIAPRRGTDVNRVTDRLINQLLTEMDGIQENSGVVVIAATNRPDIIDPALLRPGRFDRLILVPAPDEKARLEIFKVHTRKVPLAEDVNLEELAKRTEGYTGADIAAVVREAAMLAMRRALQEGIIRPGMKADEIRQKVKVTMKDFEEALKKIGPSVSKETMEYYRKVQEQFKQSRGA from the coding sequence ATGGCTGAGAGGAAGGAAATAAGGTTGAAGGTTGCTCCCGCTCACCAGAGGGATGTCGGGAGAGGGATTGTAAGGATTGACAGGAGGGCAATGAGAGAGATAGGCGTCCAGACGGGAGACGTCGTTGAGATAATCGGCACCAAGAACACCGCAGCGGTGGTCTGGCCGGCCTATCCAGAGGACGAAGGGCTGGAAATAATCAGGATGGACGGAACGATCAGGAAGAACGCCGGCGTTGGCCTTGGAGACGAGGTAACCGTTAGGAAGGCCGAGGTCAGGGAAGCCAAGAAGGTTATAGTGGCACCAACAGAGCCGATACGCTTCGGCAGGGACTTCGTCGAGTGGTTCCACGAGAGACTCATAGGAAGGCCCGTCGTCAGGGGCGACTACATCAAGATAGGCATCCTCGGACAGGAGCTGACCTTCGTGGTTACGGCCACCCAGCCATCCGGGATAGTTCAGATAACCGAGTTCACGGACTTCCAGGTTAGCGAGAAGCCTGTCAAGGAGGTAAGCAAGACAGCCGCTTTAGGCGTCACCTACGAGGACATTGGGGGTCTCAAGGACGTCATCCAGAAGGTCAGGGAGATGATTGAGCTCCCGCTCAAGCACCCGGAGATATTCGAGAAGCTTGGAATTGAGCCGCCGAAGGGAGTTCTCCTCTACGGCCCGCCGGGAACGGGTAAGACTCTGCTAGCGAAGGCCGTTGCCAACGAGGCCAACGCCCACTTCATAGCGATAAACGGGCCGGAGATAATGAGCAAGTACTACGGTGAGAGCGAGGAGAGGCTTAGGGAGGTCTTCAAGGAGGCCGAGGAGAACGCGCCGGCGATAATCTTCATCGATGAAATCGACAGCATCGCGCCCAAGAGAGAAGAAGTCAGCGGTGAGGTCGAGAAGAGGGTTGTTTCACAGCTACTCACGCTGATGGATGGTTTGAAGAGTCGTGGAAAGGTCATAGTCATAGGCGCGACCAACAGGCCCGATGCGATTGACCCGGCATTGAGGAGGCCGGGAAGGTTTGACAGGGAGATTGAGGTCGGCGTCCCGGACAAGCAGGGAAGGAAGGAGATACTCCAGATACACACCAGAGGAATGCCCATCGAGCCCGAGTTCAGGAAGAGCAAGGTCATCGAGATACTTGAAAAGCTTGAGCAGAACGACGCCTACAGAGAAGCCGTCGAGAAGGCCCTCCCGAAGGTCAGGGAAGCCAAGGACGAGGAGGAGATCAAGAGGGCCCTCAGGGAGGTAGACGAAAAGCTCTACGACGAGGTCAAGGCCAAGCTTATCGACGACCTGCTTGAGGAGCTGGCCGAGAAGACCCACGGCTTCGTGGGAGCTGACTTAGCGGCGCTCGCTAGAGAAGCAGCTATGGCAGCCCTCAGGAGGCTCATAAACGAGGGCAAGATAGACTTCGAAGCGGAGCACATACCAAGGGAAGTCCTGGACGAGCTGAAGGTCACGAGAAGGGACTTCTACGAGGCGTTAAAGATGGTCGAGCCTTCAGCCCTCAGGGAAGTCCTCATAGAGGTTCCAAACGTCCACTGGGAAGACATAGGCGGACTAGAGAACGTAAAGCAGGAACTCAGGGAAGCAGTCGAATGGCCACTCAAGTATCCGGAGGCCTTCATGGGGCTAGGCATCACACCGCCGAAGGGAATCCTCCTCTATGGCCCGCCGGGAACGGGTAAGACTTTACTAGCAAAGGCAGTTGCAACCGAGAGCGAGGCCAACTTCATAGCCATCAGAGGCCCAGAGGTGTTGAGCAAGTGGGTTGGCGAGAGCGAGAAGAACATCCGCGAGATATTCAGAAAGGCGAGGCAGGCAGCACCGACGGTGGTCTTCATCGACGAGATTGACGCCATCGCTCCGCGCAGGGGCACCGACGTGAACCGCGTCACCGACAGGCTCATCAACCAGCTCCTCACCGAGATGGACGGAATCCAGGAGAACAGCGGTGTAGTGGTCATAGCCGCAACGAACAGGCCCGACATCATTGATCCGGCCTTGCTTAGACCCGGGCGCTTCGACAGGCTCATCCTCGTTCCAGCGCCGGACGAGAAAGCGAGGCTTGAGATATTCAAGGTGCACACCAGGAAGGTTCCGCTGGCTGAAGATGTGAACCTTGAGGAGCTCGCGAAGAGGACCGAGGGCTACACCGGTGCAGACATTGCGGCAGTTGTGAGAGAGGCAGCGATGCTCGCGATGAGAAGGGCGCTCCAGGAGGGCATCATAAGGCCCGGCATGAAGGCTGACGAGATAAGGCAGAAGGTCAAGGTCACCATGAAGGACTTCGAGGAGGCCCTCAAGAAGATAGGCCCGAGCGTGAGCAAAGAAACGATGGAGTACTACAGGAAGGTGCAGGAGCAGTTCAAGCAGTCACGCGGAGCGTGA